A genomic stretch from Campylobacter lari subsp. concheus includes:
- a CDS encoding sulfite exporter TauE/SafE family protein, with amino-acid sequence MDLTLLPYLIIGIFSGMASGVFGIGGGMIIVPFMLTLGLSSHHAVAISVVQMIFASIFGSYLNYKKKNLILKDGLIIGFGGFLGAMFSGLLLSYFSDITLTSIFLCVSIVFFLKFAFNRKSTIGNTNHSNILKNSILLICGVFTGIFAISLGIGGGLLITPILAYFLGYDTKKVVPLSLFFVIFASISGISSFVYNDIIDKEVLQNGSLVGLSSMLGVYLGIKIMEKINLKSHRIALLGIYTLSITMTIISLMKKINLF; translated from the coding sequence ATGGATTTAACTTTACTTCCTTATTTGATCATAGGAATTTTTTCAGGAATGGCTTCAGGGGTTTTTGGTATAGGCGGTGGGATGATCATTGTCCCTTTTATGCTTACTCTAGGACTTAGCTCTCACCATGCTGTTGCAATTTCTGTTGTACAAATGATTTTTGCTTCTATTTTTGGTTCCTATTTAAATTATAAAAAGAAAAATTTAATCTTAAAAGATGGTCTTATCATAGGCTTTGGAGGCTTTTTAGGTGCGATGTTTAGTGGGCTTTTACTCTCGTATTTTTCAGATATAACCTTAACAAGTATTTTTCTATGCGTGAGTATTGTATTCTTTTTAAAATTTGCTTTTAATCGAAAAAGTACCATTGGAAATACCAACCACTCTAATATCTTGAAAAATTCTATTTTGCTAATTTGTGGTGTATTTACAGGAATTTTTGCTATATCTTTAGGAATTGGTGGTGGACTTTTAATCACTCCTATTTTGGCTTATTTTTTAGGCTATGATACTAAAAAAGTAGTGCCGCTTAGCTTGTTTTTTGTGATTTTTGCTTCCATTTCAGGGATTAGTTCTTTTGTATATAATGACATCATTGATAAAGAAGTCTTACAAAATGGAAGCTTAGTGGGGCTTAGCTCTATGCTAGGGGTTTATCTTGGTATTAAAATCATGGAAAAAATCAATCTCAAATCTCACCGTATAGCACTTTTAGGTATATATACCCTTTCTATAACTATGACTATCATAAGTTTAATGAAAAAAATAAATTTATTTTAA
- the flhB gene encoding flagellar biosynthesis protein FlhB has product MAADDQEKTEEPTSKKIEDARQEGNVPKSQDASAVAVLIIAVVVVLFMLPFIGERISGLYRFYQSFIGIELDLKILQKIIIKTMIEMFIMVLPITLIIMVAGVLGNLMQFGFIFTTKPITPNFNKINPINGLKNLFSLKKIIDALKITLKVGVVFGIAFIFLLQFMKELPRVELYTIYPQLLWLRDKAIILATIVIIAFLIIGFLDVLLVRYQYFKNLRMSKQEIKDEYKQSEGDPLVKGRIRRLQMEAARRRMVQDVASADVVITNPTHYAVALRYDSSKEAAPKVLAKGVDFLALRIKDMAYEYNVMIYENPPLARELYKACEVNDLIPPELFKAVAEVLSFVYTSNRQKFADRLK; this is encoded by the coding sequence ATGGCTGCTGATGATCAAGAAAAAACAGAAGAACCTACATCCAAAAAAATAGAAGATGCTCGTCAAGAAGGTAATGTCCCAAAAAGCCAAGATGCATCTGCAGTAGCTGTACTTATTATAGCTGTAGTTGTGGTGTTATTTATGTTGCCTTTTATAGGTGAGAGAATTAGTGGTTTGTATAGGTTTTATCAAAGCTTTATAGGCATAGAACTTGATTTAAAAATATTGCAAAAAATTATCATAAAAACTATGATAGAAATGTTTATTATGGTTTTACCTATTACTTTAATCATTATGGTTGCTGGTGTACTTGGAAATTTAATGCAATTTGGTTTTATTTTTACTACCAAGCCTATCACTCCAAATTTTAATAAAATTAATCCAATTAATGGTCTTAAAAATTTATTCTCATTGAAAAAAATTATTGATGCTTTAAAAATTACACTCAAGGTTGGAGTGGTTTTTGGAATAGCTTTTATTTTTTTGTTGCAATTTATGAAAGAATTACCTAGAGTAGAGCTTTATACGATTTATCCTCAACTTTTATGGCTTAGAGATAAGGCTATTATCCTTGCCACTATTGTGATTATAGCTTTTTTAATTATAGGATTTTTAGATGTGCTTTTAGTAAGGTATCAGTATTTTAAAAATTTACGCATGAGTAAACAAGAAATCAAAGATGAATACAAACAAAGTGAAGGAGATCCTTTAGTAAAAGGAAGAATTCGTCGTTTACAAATGGAAGCAGCAAGACGTAGAATGGTACAAGATGTTGCGAGCGCTGATGTGGTGATCACCAATCCTACTCACTATGCGGTTGCTTTACGTTATGATAGCTCTAAAGAAGCTGCACCTAAGGTTTTAGCCAAAGGGGTGGACTTTTTAGCTTTACGTATTAAAGATATGGCATATGAATATAATGTGATGATTTATGAAAATCCACCTTTAGCAAGAGAACTTTATAAAGCTTGCGAGGTAAATGATTTAATCCCACCAGAGCTTTTCAAAGCAGTGGCAGAAGTTTTAAGTTTTGTTTATACTTCTAATAGACAAAAATTTGCCGATAGATTAAAATAA
- the hisH gene encoding imidazole glycerol phosphate synthase subunit HisH: MICIVDYHLGNFKSVLKAFEKLNQEVLISSKKEDIKNASKLVLPGVGSFKQGMENLKKLALDELLKECVLKDKKPILGICLGMQLFASKGYEGGECKGLDFVKAKVLKFDLSKEKLLHSGWDDLQFSDKKSELFDGILEKSDFYFVHSYYVECLERVETSFCEYEKPFCASFEKDNIFAVQFHPEKSQNVGLKLLENFANLKA; encoded by the coding sequence ATGATTTGTATTGTTGATTATCATCTTGGGAATTTCAAATCTGTTTTAAAAGCTTTTGAAAAGCTTAATCAAGAAGTGCTTATAAGCTCCAAAAAAGAAGATATAAAAAATGCTTCTAAATTAGTTTTACCAGGTGTTGGATCTTTTAAGCAAGGTATGGAAAATTTAAAAAAACTTGCTTTAGATGAACTTTTAAAAGAATGTGTTTTAAAAGATAAAAAACCTATTTTGGGGATTTGTCTTGGTATGCAACTTTTTGCCAGTAAGGGATATGAGGGCGGAGAGTGTAAAGGGCTTGATTTTGTAAAAGCAAAGGTTTTGAAATTTGATTTAAGTAAAGAAAAATTATTGCACAGTGGTTGGGATGATTTGCAATTTAGTGATAAAAAAAGTGAACTTTTTGATGGAATTTTAGAAAAAAGTGATTTTTATTTTGTACATTCTTATTATGTAGAGTGTTTAGAGAGAGTGGAAACTTCTTTTTGTGAGTATGAAAAACCTTTTTGTGCAAGTTTTGAAAAAGATAATATTTTTGCTGTGCAATTTCACCCTGAAAAAAGCCAAAATGTAGGTTTGAAGCTTTTGGAAAATTTTGCAAATTTAAAGGCTTAA